The following coding sequences lie in one bacterium genomic window:
- the recG gene encoding ATP-dependent DNA helicase RecG: MPDLLHEPVTRLRQVGEHRAKALEKIGIRELGQLLRYFPRRYLDRSRQLLIRDLVPTEYEVTVVGKVISADVRRTRTGKTLLTALINDLSGTLKCVWFQGAQYWQKQLVVGELVAVSGKLTDSDAREFYHPAVDRLGEDGDESRMFNTGQIVALYPVTLDLRKVGLESRTLRRVQQEALALVQHELVEFLPAEDLRIMSALPLGQALFQVHFPDNSELLAQAWRRVRFEELFFHQLLFALRKHYNRVLPGVGPFENIGPLTRKVLDALPFPLTEGQKEVLTEIRQDLTSPIPMQRLLHGEVGSGKTTVALLAAAMAADAGFQTAFMAPTEILAQQHARTIAPPAQAAGLHVRILRGKQTLSQKRDVFSAVAAGVVDILVGTHALLSEKLSFPRLGLLVIDEQHRFGVEQRSQLAGKGKRPNLLVMTATPIPRTLRLSELGDLDVSALRELPGGPRNVTTVVRFAPDRERVYKFIVEQAQQNQRVFIVCPLVEESDKVQAEAAVEYHKRVSSGALRDTKVGLVHGRMDSDSKEAAIKAFRDGVTPVLVATPVVEVGVDVPDATVMVIENPERLGLAALHQLRGRIGRQGQKALFILLPGPKLTEEAKARLNAIQSTSDGFEIAELDFQLRGAGELFGTRQSGESEYRHYIPERDEPLLNYARERAFDLVAQDPELSQYPALREKFRETHLAKLGLLAGG; this comes from the coding sequence GTGCCCGATCTACTTCATGAACCCGTTACGAGGCTTCGTCAGGTTGGCGAGCATCGTGCCAAGGCTCTCGAGAAGATTGGTATCCGCGAGCTTGGTCAACTGCTTCGCTACTTCCCACGCCGCTACCTCGATCGTTCCCGGCAACTGTTGATTCGCGATCTTGTTCCAACTGAGTACGAAGTCACAGTCGTCGGTAAAGTCATTTCCGCTGATGTGCGCCGTACCCGTACGGGGAAGACGCTGCTGACAGCGCTTATCAACGATCTGTCTGGCACATTGAAGTGCGTCTGGTTTCAAGGTGCGCAATACTGGCAGAAACAGCTCGTCGTGGGTGAGCTTGTGGCAGTTAGCGGGAAACTGACCGATAGTGATGCTCGAGAGTTCTATCATCCCGCGGTGGATCGTCTCGGCGAGGATGGCGATGAGTCCAGAATGTTCAATACAGGGCAAATCGTCGCACTCTACCCCGTAACCCTTGACCTCCGAAAAGTCGGACTGGAGTCGCGGACTTTACGTCGTGTCCAGCAGGAAGCACTTGCTCTCGTGCAGCACGAGTTGGTGGAGTTTCTACCCGCTGAAGACTTAAGAATCATGAGTGCGCTGCCACTCGGACAAGCACTTTTTCAAGTGCATTTCCCTGACAATAGCGAACTTCTCGCTCAGGCCTGGAGGCGCGTGCGGTTTGAGGAGTTGTTTTTTCATCAGCTGCTATTTGCGCTGCGCAAGCATTACAATCGTGTCTTGCCCGGAGTTGGACCTTTCGAGAACATCGGTCCACTCACACGGAAAGTTCTGGACGCCCTTCCTTTTCCGCTTACGGAAGGTCAAAAGGAAGTTCTTACCGAAATTCGGCAGGATCTTACGAGTCCGATTCCGATGCAGCGGCTGCTTCATGGGGAGGTAGGGTCGGGGAAAACCACTGTTGCCTTGCTCGCCGCTGCGATGGCTGCTGATGCGGGATTTCAAACTGCTTTCATGGCGCCGACGGAAATCCTCGCACAGCAACATGCCCGTACAATCGCGCCACCCGCACAGGCCGCTGGATTACATGTCCGCATTCTGCGCGGCAAGCAGACTCTATCGCAAAAGCGTGACGTCTTTTCTGCGGTTGCGGCGGGAGTTGTCGATATCCTCGTCGGAACCCACGCTCTCCTAAGTGAAAAGCTCAGCTTTCCTCGACTTGGATTACTTGTAATTGACGAACAGCACCGGTTTGGCGTTGAGCAGCGCTCGCAACTCGCAGGCAAAGGGAAACGCCCCAATTTGCTCGTGATGACTGCGACTCCCATCCCCCGCACCTTGCGTCTCTCGGAGTTGGGGGATTTAGATGTATCGGCACTTCGCGAACTTCCCGGCGGACCGCGCAATGTCACGACCGTAGTAAGATTTGCGCCGGATCGTGAGCGCGTCTATAAATTCATAGTTGAGCAGGCACAACAGAATCAGCGAGTTTTCATCGTCTGTCCGCTGGTCGAAGAGTCCGACAAGGTGCAGGCCGAAGCAGCAGTCGAGTATCATAAGCGTGTCTCAAGTGGAGCATTACGAGACACGAAAGTCGGGCTTGTGCATGGCCGCATGGACTCCGATTCAAAGGAAGCTGCGATCAAAGCTTTCCGAGATGGTGTAACCCCGGTCCTTGTTGCAACACCAGTAGTTGAAGTCGGTGTTGACGTACCTGACGCGACGGTCATGGTCATCGAAAATCCCGAACGGCTCGGACTTGCCGCTCTGCACCAACTGCGAGGCAGAATTGGACGACAAGGGCAGAAGGCCCTCTTCATCCTCCTACCCGGCCCCAAATTGACCGAAGAGGCAAAGGCGCGATTAAATGCCATCCAATCTACCAGTGATGGCTTTGAAATTGCCGAGTTGGACTTCCAATTGCGCGGCGCTGGTGAACTCTTTGGGACGCGGCAATCAGGTGAATCAGAATACCGCCACTACATTCCGGAACGGGACGAACCGCTCCTCAATTACGCTCGAGAAAGAGCTTTCGACTTGGTCGCACAGGACCCCGAATTGTCTCAATATCCTGCACTTAGAGAAAAATTCCGCGAAACTCACCTCGCAAAGCTCGGCCTTCTGGCAGGCGGATAA
- a CDS encoding DUF4139 domain-containing protein yields MKSLFFSILALSLFVSAIAKPGVSVTVYNQDLALIRDVREMDFAKGTGELLFRDVAALIDASSVHFNAQGVTLLEQNFDYDLVSPDKLLEKYVDQNVEVITENGDLASGKLMSNAGQSIILQMNDGSLRSLLAESIQEVRFPKLPAGLITRPTLRWLVNSPAGGAREAEVSYLTGGMSWNADYVAVIDESNRADFSAWVTLNNNSGASYRNAMLKLIAGEVHRAQAPRPKFDRAYAAMEMAMDGGAQFSEKSFFEYHLYTLERPTDLLDRQTKQVSLFPDASVQSRRIYEYDYSRSTDRVSVSLEFLNSKDNQLGIPLPAGRVRVFQRDNDGSQEFIGEDNIEHTPRDEKVRLTIGNAFDIAVERVQKEYRRISDRVSEQDIEVKLRNRKKETVTIVVVDQAWGDWEITKSSLPVRKVSASKFEFDVEARPDQEVVLTYTIRNR; encoded by the coding sequence ATGAAGAGTCTTTTTTTTAGCATTCTCGCATTGTCGCTTTTCGTATCTGCAATTGCAAAGCCCGGAGTTTCTGTCACGGTCTACAATCAGGATCTTGCGCTTATTCGCGACGTCCGCGAAATGGACTTTGCCAAAGGCACTGGTGAACTCCTCTTTCGTGATGTTGCCGCGCTAATTGACGCCTCCTCTGTACATTTCAATGCACAGGGCGTTACTCTGCTCGAGCAGAATTTCGATTACGACCTTGTGTCACCTGACAAATTGCTGGAGAAGTACGTAGATCAGAATGTCGAGGTCATTACTGAGAACGGGGATCTGGCTTCGGGCAAACTCATGTCAAACGCAGGGCAATCCATCATTCTTCAGATGAATGACGGGTCCTTGCGCTCTTTGCTTGCCGAGTCGATTCAAGAGGTGCGCTTTCCCAAGCTTCCTGCAGGTCTTATCACGCGTCCCACGCTGCGCTGGCTCGTGAACAGTCCCGCCGGAGGGGCCAGGGAAGCTGAAGTCTCCTACCTTACCGGGGGCATGAGCTGGAACGCCGACTACGTAGCAGTTATTGACGAGAGTAACCGGGCCGATTTCTCAGCGTGGGTAACACTTAACAACAACTCTGGCGCTTCGTACAGGAATGCAATGTTGAAGCTTATCGCGGGGGAAGTGCACCGCGCACAGGCGCCACGACCAAAGTTTGACCGCGCGTACGCTGCGATGGAGATGGCAATGGATGGCGGAGCGCAGTTCTCGGAGAAGTCCTTTTTCGAGTATCATCTTTATACCCTCGAGCGTCCAACGGACCTGCTCGATCGACAGACTAAGCAAGTTAGTCTTTTCCCTGATGCTTCAGTGCAGAGTCGACGCATATACGAGTACGACTATTCCAGGAGCACAGATCGCGTTTCTGTCTCGCTCGAATTCCTGAACTCCAAGGACAACCAGCTCGGAATCCCGCTGCCTGCCGGACGTGTTCGGGTCTTCCAGCGTGACAATGATGGTTCACAAGAATTCATTGGTGAAGACAACATTGAACACACTCCGCGCGATGAGAAAGTCAGGCTCACGATCGGCAATGCATTTGATATCGCTGTCGAGCGTGTACAAAAAGAGTATCGACGTATCAGCGACCGCGTCTCGGAGCAGGATATTGAAGTGAAACTTCGAAACCGCAAGAAAGAGACTGTGACGATTGTCGTAGTAGATCAGGCGTGGGGCGATTGGGAGATTACGAAGTCGAGCCTGCCTGTTCGAAAGGTTTCGGCCAGTAAGTTCGAATTTGATGTGGAAGCGAGACCGGATCAGGAAGTAGTCTTGACCTATACGATTCGCAATCGCTAA
- a CDS encoding valine--tRNA ligase has product MPKIELDKTYSPSSTESRLYAMWESLGCFRAPIRKGHKPYVIMMPPPNVTGMLTLGHVLNNSLQDLLARWRRMCGDDVLWLPGTDHAGIATQIKVEDQLAKEGLSRHDLGREKLVERIWEWRENYGGIILQQLRKIGASCDWSRTRFTLDPELSRAVSEIFVRLYNKGLIYRGKRIVNWDPEKQTALSEEQVEYKNIHSNLWHFKYPLSDGSGHLVVATTRPETMLGDTAVAVHPEDERYRHLHGKSVKLPLVGRLIPIVADEYVDREFGTGCVKVTPAHDPNDFEIALRHNLDFVVVIAPDGTMTDAVPVEFRGLDRNEARKRVVATLDAQGLLAQVLPYTHSVGHNERTGTVIEPLLSEQWFVRMKELAEPALAAVREGKVQFHPPHWEKTYNHWLENVRDWCISRQIWWGHRIPLWTVKETGEIICSLDDPSQDVKYSGLTLEQDPDVVDTWFSSWLWPFSTLGWPEQTDDLAHFFPTSTLITAPDIIFLWVARMIIASEEVFGVEPFKDVYFTGLVRDMQGRKMSKSLGNSPDPLEVVESYGADALRFTIISQTPRGGDIRFGVELCEHGRNFANKLWNATRFLLMNIPEEGETFAFDPIESLPSAPDDVIDRWITSAFLSCAHDVNRALAEFRFSDAAKRAYGFVWNDYCDWYLELIKVRLQNTNSGRQDALAHALGVLHGIVRMLHPFMPFVTEEIYQTLCRLSASTWPVYSRHASIMQAAYPAYVEALVDSSVESQFSRLQDVVTAIRNIRGELRIAPALRIPAGLRSDHRLTAKEWEPLTDFVNRLAGLSDLSLDKPRPKGSASAIVQGLEVYVPLQGLIDVVAERARLGKEDERLLKLVESTKAKLANSNFIERAKPEVVESEREKLAELEHAHDRIRHFLDELDAAE; this is encoded by the coding sequence ATGCCCAAGATAGAACTCGACAAGACTTATTCGCCGTCCTCCACCGAATCCCGACTCTATGCGATGTGGGAGTCGCTCGGTTGCTTCCGGGCGCCAATTCGCAAAGGCCATAAGCCGTACGTTATTATGATGCCGCCGCCCAACGTGACCGGCATGTTGACGCTCGGCCATGTGTTGAATAACTCATTACAGGACCTGCTTGCGCGTTGGCGACGCATGTGCGGAGATGACGTACTGTGGTTGCCGGGTACCGATCATGCTGGCATTGCCACGCAGATTAAAGTCGAGGATCAGCTTGCAAAGGAAGGATTATCCCGTCACGACTTGGGACGCGAGAAACTCGTTGAACGGATTTGGGAGTGGAGAGAAAATTACGGCGGCATAATTCTGCAGCAACTCCGGAAAATCGGAGCATCGTGCGATTGGTCACGCACGCGTTTCACCCTTGATCCTGAACTTTCACGTGCTGTTTCCGAGATATTCGTTCGCCTGTATAATAAAGGACTAATTTATAGAGGCAAGCGCATCGTCAACTGGGATCCGGAAAAACAGACGGCGCTTTCCGAAGAGCAGGTAGAGTACAAGAATATTCATTCGAATCTGTGGCACTTCAAGTATCCGTTAAGTGATGGCAGCGGACACCTTGTCGTGGCGACGACCCGCCCAGAAACCATGCTTGGAGATACTGCCGTTGCTGTTCATCCCGAGGATGAACGTTATCGACACTTGCATGGAAAGAGCGTGAAACTCCCCCTTGTCGGAAGATTGATTCCCATTGTTGCCGATGAGTACGTTGATCGCGAGTTTGGAACCGGCTGTGTCAAGGTCACACCTGCGCACGATCCGAACGATTTTGAGATTGCTTTGCGTCACAATTTGGACTTTGTTGTGGTCATCGCACCGGACGGGACAATGACTGATGCTGTTCCCGTTGAGTTTCGCGGCCTTGACCGCAATGAAGCTCGAAAACGCGTCGTCGCAACGCTCGATGCACAGGGACTTCTGGCGCAAGTACTGCCTTACACACATTCTGTTGGTCACAATGAGCGGACTGGCACCGTGATCGAACCTCTTCTCTCTGAGCAGTGGTTTGTCCGGATGAAGGAACTTGCCGAACCTGCGCTTGCGGCGGTTCGCGAAGGGAAAGTTCAATTTCACCCACCGCATTGGGAAAAGACTTACAATCACTGGCTTGAGAATGTTCGCGATTGGTGCATCTCCCGACAGATATGGTGGGGGCATCGGATTCCCCTGTGGACGGTCAAAGAAACCGGTGAGATCATCTGCTCGCTTGACGACCCGTCACAGGACGTAAAGTATTCAGGCCTGACACTTGAGCAGGACCCCGATGTTGTTGATACTTGGTTTTCGTCTTGGCTGTGGCCTTTTTCCACGCTCGGTTGGCCGGAACAAACCGACGACCTCGCACATTTCTTCCCTACAAGTACGCTCATTACTGCGCCTGACATTATCTTCCTTTGGGTGGCGCGAATGATCATCGCATCGGAGGAAGTGTTCGGAGTGGAGCCATTTAAGGATGTCTACTTCACCGGCTTGGTGCGTGACATGCAGGGACGCAAGATGTCGAAGTCTCTTGGGAACTCACCGGATCCTCTTGAAGTTGTAGAAAGCTATGGTGCTGATGCGCTGCGTTTCACGATTATCTCGCAGACCCCTCGCGGCGGGGACATTCGTTTTGGCGTTGAACTTTGCGAGCATGGGCGCAATTTCGCCAACAAGCTTTGGAATGCGACACGTTTTCTCCTCATGAATATTCCGGAAGAAGGTGAGACGTTCGCCTTTGATCCGATCGAAAGCCTGCCCAGCGCGCCGGACGATGTCATCGACCGTTGGATTACTTCAGCGTTTCTCTCCTGTGCACACGACGTGAATCGTGCGCTCGCAGAGTTTAGATTTTCTGATGCGGCCAAACGTGCCTATGGCTTTGTATGGAATGACTACTGCGACTGGTATCTTGAATTAATCAAGGTCCGCTTACAAAACACTAACAGCGGCCGTCAAGACGCACTGGCGCATGCTCTTGGCGTGCTGCATGGCATCGTTCGAATGCTGCATCCCTTCATGCCGTTTGTTACCGAAGAAATCTATCAAACGTTGTGCAGATTGTCCGCATCCACTTGGCCCGTTTACAGTCGTCACGCAAGCATCATGCAAGCAGCGTATCCGGCTTACGTTGAGGCCCTCGTGGACTCGTCCGTTGAATCTCAGTTTAGCAGGCTGCAGGATGTCGTCACCGCGATTCGCAACATTCGCGGTGAATTGCGTATCGCACCCGCTCTACGCATTCCGGCGGGCTTGCGCTCCGACCACCGACTGACTGCAAAAGAGTGGGAACCGTTGACAGACTTCGTGAATCGCCTCGCCGGTTTATCCGATTTGTCGCTGGATAAGCCGCGCCCGAAAGGCAGCGCCTCTGCCATTGTTCAGGGACTCGAAGTCTATGTTCCGCTCCAAGGACTCATTGATGTTGTCGCCGAGCGCGCGCGGCTCGGCAAGGAAGACGAACGACTGTTGAAGCTTGTTGAATCCACAAAAGCCAAACTCGCGAATTCAAATTTCATTGAACGTGCGAAACCGGAAGTCGTTGAGTCAGAGCGTGAAAAGCTCGCCGAACTTGAGCATGCACATGATCGTATTCGTCACTTCCTCGATGAACTTGATGCTGCGGAGTAG
- a CDS encoding rhomboid family intramembrane serine protease — MIPIRDENPASGTPYVTVGLITANVLVFVLQFLQPIEEQEAIVFAWGAVPRDITSGFELLPAVPAAWVTLLTSMFMHGGLMHLGGNMLYLWIFGNNIEDILGHARFLLFYLVGGLVAALSHVVFEPHSTIPMVGASGAISAVLGAYLLAFPRANVVVLLFIVFIIRFIRVPALLMLGFWFFMQLTGFAGDMGRQGGGVAWLAHIGGFVAGVVMILLAGVRPNRPIRRSNSFR, encoded by the coding sequence GTGATTCCTATACGTGATGAAAACCCTGCAAGCGGGACACCTTATGTAACGGTTGGCTTGATCACCGCTAATGTACTGGTATTCGTGTTGCAGTTCTTGCAGCCAATTGAAGAGCAGGAAGCGATAGTCTTCGCTTGGGGTGCAGTCCCACGCGACATTACGAGCGGTTTCGAACTGCTGCCCGCTGTTCCGGCAGCGTGGGTAACGCTGCTTACCTCGATGTTCATGCATGGAGGGTTGATGCACCTGGGCGGCAATATGCTCTATCTCTGGATCTTCGGAAACAACATCGAGGATATTCTCGGACACGCAAGGTTCCTGCTGTTCTACCTTGTCGGAGGATTGGTTGCAGCTCTGAGTCACGTTGTTTTTGAGCCGCACTCCACAATCCCTATGGTTGGGGCTTCGGGTGCCATCAGCGCTGTGTTGGGAGCGTATTTGTTAGCTTTTCCCCGTGCGAATGTAGTAGTACTCTTGTTCATCGTTTTCATCATTCGGTTCATTCGCGTTCCTGCCCTGCTCATGCTCGGGTTTTGGTTCTTCATGCAGCTGACAGGATTTGCAGGCGATATGGGTCGCCAAGGTGGCGGAGTGGCTTGGCTCGCCCACATAGGTGGTTTTGTTGCGGGAGTCGTGATGATTCTTCTCGCTGGTGTTCGCCCCAATCGCCCGATTCGACGTTCGAACTCGTTTAGATAG
- a CDS encoding M23 family metallopeptidase has translation MARVLIFLVLAQLAFAADYLWPLPDSRTLTGGHADSRTDHFHGGIDLRARTPLPVIAPTDGWVERIGISPSGYGLTLYFRLSDGNTAVFGHLSRFEPKLQQTVRDSQLVRGTYRVDFSFTDSIVAPRYKAGEILCYTGATGRGPAHLHFEIRKGAVQLDPLQFYKPPDRDRPVIVAVSWIKYSDFTPTTAGRELALNSSPRVQSDEPVAFFIRAYDPGPWGRNAVPYAVRVYEGDQLVFEDFCAEIDLLGPQNIYEKLVYREVKLRDRDLRRLFSWLPRNHEADDPLASGWIEDYTGDIRIEVEDRNRNLSSVTIQAVIGSERRSLQQSSYVSLYDYVLTGEEVSMSWADLSERYGEITINDADFAFASKLKLTAHESFEPGKYWYKRSGAAGKSPLWRIPASSPSEMSCYILRGETYGIALDDSPPKLVINGSSGKLKFTLTDDESSIDDSSVRCTVNGAVAIPEFEYEESGGTIWTADRLKSGQHRVIFEAANRAGLARTWDVMVTIP, from the coding sequence GTGGCGCGAGTACTGATCTTTCTGGTTCTCGCACAATTGGCGTTCGCGGCCGATTATCTTTGGCCGCTGCCTGACTCGCGCACGTTGACCGGTGGCCACGCCGATAGTCGGACTGACCACTTTCATGGCGGCATTGATCTTCGTGCACGAACTCCGTTGCCAGTCATTGCGCCAACGGATGGATGGGTTGAAAGAATCGGAATCAGTCCTTCGGGATATGGGCTTACCCTCTACTTCCGCTTGAGCGATGGCAATACTGCCGTGTTCGGGCATTTAAGTCGCTTTGAACCGAAGTTACAGCAAACGGTTAGGGATAGCCAGTTAGTCAGAGGAACCTATCGTGTTGACTTCAGTTTCACAGATAGCATCGTTGCGCCGAGGTACAAAGCCGGCGAAATTCTCTGCTATACCGGTGCGACTGGCCGCGGCCCTGCGCATTTGCACTTTGAGATTCGCAAGGGCGCCGTTCAACTGGATCCGCTACAGTTCTACAAGCCTCCTGACCGTGACAGACCGGTAATCGTGGCGGTGAGTTGGATCAAGTATTCAGATTTTACGCCGACAACAGCAGGCCGGGAACTCGCTCTAAATTCTTCACCTCGAGTGCAGTCCGACGAGCCGGTGGCGTTCTTTATTCGAGCATATGATCCCGGTCCTTGGGGCCGTAATGCTGTGCCTTATGCCGTGCGCGTTTATGAGGGCGATCAGCTCGTGTTCGAGGATTTCTGCGCCGAAATCGATCTCCTCGGCCCGCAGAATATCTATGAAAAACTGGTGTATCGTGAAGTCAAACTGCGCGACCGCGATCTCCGGCGACTCTTTAGCTGGCTCCCGCGCAACCACGAGGCTGATGACCCGCTTGCCTCGGGATGGATTGAGGACTACACCGGTGATATTCGGATTGAAGTTGAAGATCGCAACCGAAACTTGTCCTCGGTGACAATTCAGGCTGTCATTGGGAGTGAACGTCGCAGCCTCCAGCAAAGTTCTTATGTTTCACTCTATGATTATGTGCTGACTGGAGAAGAAGTATCAATGAGTTGGGCTGATTTGAGTGAGCGCTATGGTGAAATTACGATTAACGATGCTGACTTTGCTTTTGCGTCCAAACTCAAACTCACCGCGCATGAATCCTTTGAACCCGGGAAGTACTGGTATAAGCGCAGTGGCGCTGCGGGAAAGTCTCCGCTTTGGCGAATCCCCGCGAGTAGTCCCAGTGAGATGTCTTGCTACATATTGCGCGGCGAAACGTATGGTATCGCGTTGGACGACTCTCCTCCAAAGTTGGTTATTAACGGTAGTAGTGGAAAGCTCAAGTTCACATTGACAGACGACGAGTCATCAATCGATGACAGTAGCGTGCGCTGTACGGTGAATGGTGCCGTTGCCATCCCTGAATTCGAGTACGAAGAAAGCGGTGGTACGATCTGGACCGCTGACAGGCTGAAGTCAGGACAACATCGCGTGATCTTTGAAGCGGCCAATCGCGCAGGTCTTGCTAGAACTTGGGATGTCATGGTCACTATCCCGTGA
- the rodA gene encoding rod shape-determining protein RodA — MKQPGRFSDLWLLLSILVLLGIGLLSNFSTSYADGTGLYYFQRQFFWIGIGTALALGILSIPLRIIEMLAYIIYGLSVASLILVLAIGVTHKGATSWFQFGTVQLQPAEFAKVATLLALARFLAENPRSLDRMWVFLAACLMVIVPMGLILVQPDLGTALIFPVMLFVMLIWAGVAPQYLLLLVMPPAAVLTSWFVPLHITVLVAFIVLAVFTIRRIPWIALLTGLYLGFGALTPKLWNKLEPHQQRRITTFLDPEADPLGAAYQLIQSKIAVGSGGVSGKGFLNGTQTQLRFLPEGHNDFIFSAFAEEWGFIGALVVIFAFFLFFYRGVVIATKCHSPFYSLIAIGVTGTIIFQALTNLLMTVGFLPVTGLPLPLVSYGGSSMLVSLAMIGLLFSTALRWREY, encoded by the coding sequence GTGAAACAGCCGGGGAGATTCTCTGACCTCTGGTTGCTATTGTCCATTCTGGTATTGCTGGGCATCGGACTGCTTTCGAATTTCTCGACAAGCTATGCCGATGGAACGGGCCTGTATTACTTTCAGCGGCAGTTCTTCTGGATCGGTATTGGCACTGCACTGGCACTCGGCATTCTGTCGATTCCCTTGCGAATCATTGAGATGCTGGCTTACATCATTTATGGATTGTCCGTCGCAAGTCTTATTCTCGTCTTGGCAATTGGAGTGACGCACAAGGGTGCGACCAGTTGGTTTCAATTTGGGACTGTGCAGCTTCAGCCGGCAGAGTTCGCCAAAGTGGCGACATTGCTTGCCTTGGCGCGATTTCTTGCGGAGAACCCGAGAAGTCTGGACCGCATGTGGGTCTTTCTCGCTGCCTGTCTCATGGTCATTGTGCCAATGGGATTGATTCTGGTTCAGCCAGATCTCGGTACCGCGTTGATCTTCCCTGTGATGCTGTTCGTCATGCTGATTTGGGCGGGCGTCGCTCCTCAGTATCTGTTGCTCTTAGTGATGCCCCCCGCTGCTGTTTTGACGTCTTGGTTTGTGCCGCTGCACATCACTGTGCTCGTAGCTTTTATCGTTCTGGCGGTCTTTACGATTCGGCGGATTCCGTGGATTGCATTGTTGACTGGCCTCTATTTGGGATTTGGGGCACTGACTCCCAAACTTTGGAATAAACTGGAGCCGCATCAGCAACGACGCATCACAACATTTCTCGATCCGGAGGCCGATCCGCTCGGTGCGGCCTATCAACTGATTCAATCCAAAATTGCAGTCGGCTCTGGTGGAGTATCAGGTAAAGGTTTCCTGAACGGAACGCAGACTCAGCTTAGGTTTCTCCCGGAGGGCCACAACGATTTCATCTTCTCTGCGTTTGCAGAAGAGTGGGGCTTCATTGGTGCGCTTGTTGTCATATTCGCCTTCTTTCTCTTTTTCTACCGTGGAGTGGTGATTGCTACGAAATGCCACTCTCCGTTTTACTCTTTGATTGCCATTGGAGTCACAGGAACGATCATCTTTCAAGCGCTCACCAATCTGCTGATGACGGTAGGCTTCTTACCGGTCACAGGTTTGCCGCTGCCGCTTGTCAGTTACGGCGGAAGTTCAATGCTGGTCTCACTGGCGATGATAGGATTGCTCTTTAGCACGGCATTGCGGTGGCGCGAGTACTGA